The following proteins come from a genomic window of Sulfitobacter indolifex:
- a CDS encoding aldehyde dehydrogenase family protein — protein sequence MKDTIDSIGLIAGGTRIETGARFPVANPGTGGQAGTAPDAGQAELDRAVAAAKAAFPSWSATSDEERAAACNAVADTLEAHAEELAQLITAEQGKPLGGIGSQWEMGGAVAWARYTASLSLPMEVLQNTPEGRVEMYRKPLGVVGSITPWNFPVLIAVWHILPALRSGNTVVSKPSPMTPLASLRMIELMNEVLPAGVVNSVSAADGAFNMGAAMSAHEDIAKIVFTGSCGTGQKVMQSSAETMKRLTLEMGGNDAGIVLPDADPQAIAEGLFWGAFINNGQTCAAMKRLYVHDDIHDAVCDALVAYARNIKVGEGTQEDSVLGPVQNQMQFDKLSRLVAQAKERGQVLLGGEPGEGLFYPPTIIAGMRADDPLVYEEQFGPALPIIRYSDLDDALAQANALDVGLGGSVWSSDKAAAKEVAKRMECGSVWINSHGMIQPNAPFGGVKKSGFGVEFGEEGLKEYTDIQVIFA from the coding sequence ATGAAAGACACTATTGATAGCATCGGCCTGATTGCGGGCGGCACGCGGATTGAGACGGGCGCGCGTTTTCCCGTGGCCAATCCCGGCACGGGGGGGCAGGCGGGCACGGCGCCGGATGCCGGTCAGGCAGAATTAGACCGGGCGGTTGCTGCGGCGAAGGCGGCTTTCCCAAGCTGGTCCGCGACCTCTGACGAGGAGCGCGCCGCCGCCTGCAACGCCGTGGCTGACACGCTCGAAGCGCATGCCGAGGAATTGGCGCAGTTGATCACGGCAGAACAGGGCAAACCCTTGGGTGGCATCGGTTCGCAATGGGAGATGGGCGGCGCGGTCGCTTGGGCGCGTTATACCGCGAGCCTGTCACTGCCGATGGAAGTGCTGCAAAACACGCCTGAGGGCCGGGTCGAGATGTACCGCAAGCCGCTGGGCGTGGTGGGGTCGATCACCCCGTGGAACTTCCCCGTGCTGATCGCGGTCTGGCACATCCTGCCCGCGCTGCGCAGCGGCAATACGGTGGTCAGCAAACCGTCCCCGATGACACCGCTCGCGTCACTGCGCATGATTGAATTGATGAACGAAGTGCTGCCCGCAGGCGTGGTCAATTCAGTGAGCGCCGCCGATGGTGCCTTCAACATGGGCGCGGCCATGTCCGCGCATGAGGATATCGCCAAGATCGTTTTCACCGGCTCTTGCGGCACCGGCCAGAAGGTCATGCAATCCAGTGCCGAGACGATGAAGCGTCTGACCCTTGAGATGGGCGGCAATGACGCGGGCATTGTCCTGCCCGATGCCGATCCACAGGCGATTGCCGAGGGGCTGTTCTGGGGGGCGTTCATCAACAACGGCCAGACCTGCGCCGCGATGAAGCGGCTTTATGTTCACGACGATATCCACGATGCGGTCTGCGACGCACTGGTCGCCTATGCGCGCAACATCAAAGTGGGCGAAGGCACGCAGGAGGACAGCGTTCTTGGCCCCGTGCAGAACCAGATGCAATTCGACAAACTCTCGCGTTTGGTGGCGCAGGCCAAGGAGCGCGGGCAGGTGCTGCTGGGCGGAGAGCCAGGCGAGGGGCTGTTCTACCCGCCGACAATCATCGCGGGAATGCGCGCCGACGATCCGCTGGTCTACGAAGAGCAATTCGGCCCCGCGCTGCCGATCATCCGCTATAGTGATCTGGACGATGCGCTGGCGCAGGCCAATGCGCTGGACGTGGGCCTCGGTGGCTCTGTCTGGTCGTCGGACAAGGCGGCGGCCAAGGAGGTGGCGAAACGGATGGAATGCGGCTCGGTCTGGATCAACAGCCACGGCATGATCCAGCCCAACGCACCCTTCGGGGGCGTCAAGAAATCAGGCTTCGGTGTCGAATTCGGCGAAGAAGGGCTGAAGGAATACACCGACATTCAGGTAATTTTCGCCTGA